One genomic window of Pelecanus crispus isolate bPelCri1 chromosome 18, bPelCri1.pri, whole genome shotgun sequence includes the following:
- the CCR10 gene encoding C-C chemokine receptor type 10, translated as MQEQATSSPALTEPTATTDFYPWEYGYSWKDGMLPELCEKQEVQGFAYTYQPAVYLLLSLLGMVGNGLVLLTHIRYRRAHSITDVCLLHLALSDLLLLLTLPFAITDKLQGWSLGTAACKALQGFYALNFYSGFLFLTCISVDRYVAIVRVPAACRLRPRARRHGWLTAGLAWLLAALLALPQFIYSRAEQHQDLQICRVVFPHTVSRVAQGAINLVQVVLGFAVPFLVMVSCYAAVARTLLAARGAQPHRALRVLLALVLVFVALQLPHSLMVLLDAAELLASWEMTCAQSRRKDLALLVTGGLAYLRCCLNPLLYAFLGQRFRRELWLLASDAGCVGPLEQHCPSCPSPRRRISVSTCQDVV; from the exons ATGCAGGAGCAG GCAACCTCCAGCCCCGCCTTGACAGAGCCAACCGCCACCACCGACTTCTACCCCTGGGAGTACGGGTACTCATGGAAGGATGGCATGCTACCCGAGCTCTGCGAGAAGCAGGAGGTGCAGGGCTTCGCCTACACCTACCAGCCTGCTGTTTACCTGCTGCTCTCGCTGCTGGGCATGGTGGGGAACGGGCTGGTGCTGCTCACACACATCCGCTACCGCCGGGCGCACAGCATCACTGACGTCTGCCTCCTGCACCTCGCCCTGTCCgacctcctgctgctcctgacgCTGCCCTTCGCCATCACCGACAAGCTGCAGGGCTGGTccctgggcacagctgcctgcaagGCTCTGCAGGGCTTCTACGCCCTCAACTTCTACAGTGGCTTCCTCTTCCTCACTTGCATCAGTGTGGACCGCTATGTGGCCATCGTGCGGGTGCCGGCTGCCTGCCGTCTGCGCCCACGGGCTCGCCGCCACGGCTGGCTGACGGCAGGGCTGGCCTGGCTGCTGGCCGCGCTGCTGGCGCTGCCCCAGTTCATCTACAGCCGAGCGGAGCAGCACCAGGACCTCCAGATCTGCCGCGTCGTCTTCCCCCACACGGTCTCGCGGGTGGCCCAGGGGGCTATCAACCTGGTGCAGGTGGTGCTGGGCTTTGCGGTGCCCTTCCTGGTGATGGTGAGCTGCTACGCGGCCGTGGCCCGGACATTGCTGGCGGCCCGTGGTGCCCAGCCCCACCGGGCACTGCGGGTGCTGCTGGCCCTTGTGCTGGTGTTCgtggccctgcagctgccccacagcctgaTGGTGCTGCTGGATGCGGCCGAGCTGCTGGCCAGCTGGGAGATGACCTGTGCCCAAAGCCGCCGCAAGGATCTGGCGCTGCTGGTCACCGGCGGGCTGGCGTACCTGCGCTGCTGCCTCAACCCCCTGCTCTATGCCTTCCTGGGCCAGCGCTTCCGCCgggagctgtggctgctggccagTGATGCCGGCTGCGTGGGGCCCCTCGAGCAGCactgccccagctgccccagtcCCCGCCGGCGGATATCGGTCTCCACCTGCCAGGATGTGGTGTAG
- the CNTNAP1 gene encoding LOW QUALITY PROTEIN: contactin-associated protein 1 (The sequence of the model RefSeq protein was modified relative to this genomic sequence to represent the inferred CDS: inserted 1 base in 1 codon; deleted 2 bases in 1 codon) gives MGARRLLGLLLAACAALLRPGPGCLARPCYDELVAPLYSSSIGASSRYNIFYSSSFARLHSTSGWSPDSRDKQPWLQIDLMQKHRINAVATQGTFNTYDWLTRYIVLYGDHPTSWKPFFQQGSNWTFFGNVNESGVVRHDLHYPILARYIRIIPVAWNPRGKIGLRLGLYGCPYRSHVLYFDGDDAISYRFRAKRISTLEDDISFNFKTLEQDGVLMHGEGSQGDYITVELKQAQLFLHISLGSSPLHASEGHTTAVVGSLLDDQHWHSLHIERFGHHVNLTLDGEVKRFRCHGTFTQLDLDTELFFGGVIDQDKQHLTYRQNFRGCVENIMFNGVNIADLARHRRPNIRFEGSVGHYCQDQLNTPITFAGINNYVQVPGIPRRNRLSVSFRFRSWDTAGLLLYTGFADRLGSLEVVLSEGQVNVSIAQPGKKKLQFAAGHRLNDGFWHSVQLVARDGSAVVTIDDDDGAEFRVAHPFQLRTGSQYFFGGCPKPASVTGCYSNQTAFHGCLQMLNVDMQPVDVELLVQHRLGQYFNVXFNVCGITDRCTPNLCEHDSRCIQSWDDFKCICDLTGYKGETCHKSLYKESCDAYRVSGKTSGNYTIDPDGSGPLKPFTVYCDIREDRAWTIIRHNRHYATRVTGSSVDQPYLGTVEYWNASWAEVSALANASEYCEQRIELHCYSSRLLNTPSGLPFSFWMGRHDERHYYWGGSRPGIQRCACGLDKNCADPKYFCNCDADHALWRTDKGLLTFVDHLPVTQVVVGDTNRSGSEAQFLLGPLRCYGDRNTWNTVSFNRGAALLFPTFQANHSLDISFYFKTTALSGVFLENRGSRNYIRVELNTTRDVVFAYDIGNGDENLTVRSVVPWNDDEWHQVKAELNVKLARLRVDKLPWVVRPAPPQSFVRLDFDRPLYVGAAEHKMRPFLGCLRALRMNGVTLNLEGKANETEGVRVNCTGHCQDPPVPCQNSGLCVERYSHYSCNCSVSAFDGPFCNHDIGGYFEEGTWVRYNILPMSLYAAREFASIVSSPWQPLPGYNLTSEEVSFSFSTTSAPAVLLYVSSFVKDYMAVLIKDDGSLQLRYQLGTRPYVFALTTKPVTDGRPHRVNITRLHRTLYTQVDYLPVMEQQFSLFVDSKLDSPKNLYLGRVMETGVIDPEIQRYNTPGFSGCLSGVKFNSLVPLKAIFRPTSVVRPYSIRGELVESSCASMLPLTTILIPPEMDPWYMGTEFPHVHDDGWIGIIIGFVIFLLLLLGGLLVLLYFYYHRYKGSYHTNEPKAIQDYGGATKPRKDQNLPQILEEAKGD, from the exons ATGGGCGCTCGCCGCCTCCTCGGGCTCCTGCTCGCCGCCTGCGCCGCCCTCCTGCGCCCCGGTCCCGGCTGCCTCGCAC GACCCTGCTACGATGAGCTCGTCGCTCCCCTCTACTCCTCATCCATCGGTGCCTCCTCCAGATACAACATCTTCTACTCCTCCAGCTTTGCCCGGCTGCACA GCACCAGCGGCTGGTCCCCTGATTCCCGGGATAAGCAGCCCTGGCTCCAGATCGACCTGATGCAAAAGCACCGGATCAACGCAGTGGCCACGCAGGGGACCTTCAACACCTACGACTGGCTGACGCGCTACATCGTGCTCTACGGAGATCACCCCACCAGCTGGAAACCCTTCTTCCAGCAAGGCAGCAACTGG ACGTTCTTCGGGAACGTGAACGAGAGCGGGGTGGTGCGGCACGACCTGCACTACCCCATCCTTGCGCGCTACATCCGCATCATTCCAGTGGCCTGGAACCCGCGTGGGAAGATCGGGCTGCGCCTGGGCCTCTACGGCTGCCCCTACC GGTCCCACGTGCTCTACTTCGACGGGGATGACGCCATCTCCTACCGCTTCCGGGCCAAGAGGATCAGCACCCTCGAGGATGACATCTCCTTCAACTTCAAGACGCTGGAGCAGGACGGGGTGCTGATGCACGGGGAGGGCTCGCAGGGTGACTACATCACGGTGGAGCTCAAGCAGGCCCAGCTCTTCCTGCACATCAGCTTAG gcagcagcccgCTGCACGCCAGCGAGGGCCACACGACGGCGGTGGTGGGCAGCCTCCTGGATGACCAGCACTGGCACTCGCTGCACATCGAGCGCTTCGGCCACCACGTCAACCTGACGCTGGACGGGGAGGTCAAGCGCTTCCGCTGCCACGGCACCTTCACCCAGCTCGACCTCGACACCGAG ctctTCTTTGGGGGGGTGATCGACCAGGACAAGCAGCACCTCACCTACCGGCAAAACTTCCGGGGCTGCGTGGAGAACATCATGTTCAACGGGGTCAACATCGCTGACCTGGCCCGGCACCGGAGACCCAACATCCGCTTCGAG GGCAGCGTGGGCCACTACTGCCAGGACCAGCTGAACACCCCCATCACCTTCGCCGGCATCAACAACTACGTGCAGGTGCCGGGGATCCCGCGGAGGAACCGCCTGTCCGTCAGCTTCCGCTTCCGCTCCTGGGACACTGCCGGGCTCCTGCTCTACACCGGCTTCGCCGACCGCCTGGGCTCCCTCGAGGTGGTGTTGAGCGAGGGGCAGGTCAACGTCTCCATCGCCCAGCCCGGCAAGAAGAAGCTGCAGTTTGCCGCAG GGCATCGCCTGAACGATGGCTTCTGGCACTCAGTGCAATTGGTGGCACGGGATGGCTCGGCCGTGGTGACCATCGACGATGACGACGGTGCT GAGTTTCGGGTGGCGCACCCCTTCCAGCTCCGCACCGGCAGCCAGTACTTCTTCGGAg GCTGCCCCAAGCCGGCCTCGGTCACCGGCTGCTATTCGAACCAGACGGCCTTCCACGGCTGCCTGCAGATGCTGAACGTGGACATGCAGCCCGTGGACGtggagctgctggtgcagcACCGGCTGGGGCAGTACTTCAACG CTTTCAACGTCTGCGGCATCACGGACAG GTGCACCCCCAACCTGTGCGAGCATGACAGCCGCTGCATCCAGTCCTGGGACGACTTCAAGTGCATCTGTGACCTGACGGGGTACAAGGGGGAGACCTGCCACAAAT CCCTTTACAAGGAGTCGTGCGATGCTTACCGGGTCAGCGGGAAAACCTCAGGGAACTACACCATCGATCCGGATGGCAGCGGGCCGCTCAAACCCTTCACGGTGTACTGCGACATCCGAG agGACCGGGCATGGACCATCATCCGGCACAACCGCCACTATGCCACGCGGGTGACGGGCTCCAGCGTGGACCAGCCCTACCTGGGGACCGTGGAATACTGGAACGCCTCCTGGGCCGAGGTCTCGGCGCTGGCAAACGCCTCAGAATACTGCGAGCAGCGCATTGAGCTCCACTGCTACAGCTCCCGCCTGCTCAACACCCCCT CCGGGCTTCCCTTCAGCTTCTGGATGGGCCGACATGACGAGCGGCACTACTACTGGGGGGGCTCACGGCCAGGCATCCAGCGCTGCGCCTGCGGGTTGGACAAGAACTGCGCTGACCCCAAGTACTTCTGCAACTGTGATGCCGACCACGCGCTGTG GAGGACAGACAAGGGGCTGCTGACCTTCGTGGACCACCTGCCCGTCACCCAGGTTGTGGTCGGAGACACCAACCGCTCTGGCTCCGAAGCCCAGTTCCTGCTGGGCCCCCTGCGGTGCTACGGAGACC GCAACACCTGGAACACCGTCTCCTTCAACAGGGGCGCAGCCCTGCTCTTCCCCACCTTCCAGGCCAACCACAGCCTCGACATCTCCTTCTACTTCAAGACCACCGCCCTGTCCGGTGTCTTCCTGGAGAACCGGGGTTCCCGAAACTACATCCGCGTCGAGCTCAACA CCACCAGGGACGTGGTGTTTGCCTACGACATCGGGAACGGGGACGAGAACCTGACGGTGCGCTCGGTGGTGCCCTGGAACGACGACGAGTGGCACCAGGTGAAGGCCGAGCTCAACGTCAAGCTGGCACGGCTGCGGGTGGACAAGCTGCCCTGGGTGGtgcggccggccccgccgcagagCTTCGTCCGCTTGGACTTCGACAGGCCCCTCTACGTCG GCGCGGCGGAGCACAAGATGCGCCCGTTCCTGGGGTGCCTGCGGGCGCTGCGGATGAACGGGGTGACGCTCAACCTGGAGGGCAAGGCCAACGAGACGGAGGGCGTGCGGGTCAACTGCACCGGCCACTGCCAGGACCCGCCGGTGCCCTGCCAGAACAGTGGGCTCTGCGTCGAGCGCTACAGCCACTACAGCTGCAACTGCAGCGTCTCTGCCTTCGACGGGCCCTTCTGCAACCACG ACATCGGCGGGTACTTCGAGGAGGGCACCTGGGTGCGGTACAACATCCTGCCGATGTCGCTGTACGCCGCCCGCGAGTTCGCCAGCATCGtcagcagcccctggcagcccctgcccggctACAACCTCACCAGCGAGGAGGTCAGCTTCAGCTTCAGCACCACCTCGGCGCCCGCTGTGCTGCTCTATGTCAGCTCCTTCGTCAAGGACTACATGGCTGTGCTCATCAAGGATGACG GGAGCCTGCAGCTGCGCTACCAGCTGGGCACCAGACCCTACGTCTTCGCCCTCACCACCAAGCCGGTGACGGACGGGAGGCCCCACCGCGTCAACATCACCCGCCTGCACCGCACGCTGTACACCCAG GTGGACTATCTCCCCGTCATGGAGCAGCAGTTCTCCCTGTTCGTGGACAGCAAGCTGGACTCACCCAAAAACCTGTACCTGGGGCGCGTGATGG AGACCGGTGTGATTGACCCCGAGATCCAGCGCTACAACACGCCTGGCTTCTCAGGCTGCCTCTCGGGGGTGAAGTTCAACAGCCTCGTCCCCCTCAAAGCCATCTTCCGCCCCACCAGCGTCGTGCGGCCCTACAGCATCCGGGGGGAGCTGGTGGAGTCGAGCTGCGCCTCCATGCTTCCCCTCACCACCATCCTCATCCCCCCTGAGATGGACCCCTGGTACATGGGCACCG AGTTCCCCCACGTGCACGACGACGGCTGGATCGGGATCATCATCGGGT TTGTGatcttcctgctcctgctgctcggggggctgctggtgctgctctaCTTCTACTACCACCGCTACAAGGGCTCCTACCACACCAACGAGCCCAAGGCCATCCAGGACTACGGCGGTGCCACCAAACCGCGCAAGGACCAGAACCTGCCCCAGATCCTGGAGGAAGCAAAAGGGGACTAG